From the genome of Papaver somniferum cultivar HN1 unplaced genomic scaffold, ASM357369v1 unplaced-scaffold_10, whole genome shotgun sequence:
CAGCCATCATTCCTATGCACGGTCGTATATAGGATATACCTTATTATTGGAGGCATGCGGTTGACAAAAGTATTTGACATACAATCGGTGGAATGCTGGATGCTTAAACTATCTTTGTGGGTTAGGGTGAGTTCTCCCACTATAAATGACAAGAGAAATAGAGAGTTGTGAACAAGAATAGACAACAACAAAGTGCTCTACATCAGGAGAAGAGAATACAAATTTCATAGAGAACAAAGATATATGAAGTCAATACCAGTGCTCACTCACACCGTACCACTTCTCACACTCTACTCCAACAACCAGAATTCCCAAATTTTCTCAACTCTCTTCTCTGTGTAAATCCCTCTTCCTTAATGGGATTGCCGAATATCAAGGATCTCCCAGCAGACATTCTACTAGACATCATAGCTCGTTTACCAACTGAATCAGTATTAGAGAGTAAATTAGTATGTCGACCGTGGAGAAATCTTGTTTCTTCTCATAATCCATCATTCTCTCAaatgcatttaactcatcttagTCATTCTGCTGCTGTTGACTCTGGTAAGTTGAGTTTTCTTGTTAAGGATAAGAATCAAAAACTTCACTATTTGAATATAGTGATACTCATGATGAGATGCCTGTTCATCGTATTAGAGGGTTCAATTTAGCACCTCCATTTACATCTACTTATTATAAGGTTATCGGTTCTGTTAATGGTTTAGTCTGTCTACATGGATATGGAGATCACACTACTTGTATTTGTAACCCCTTGACTAAAGAATATGTTTTGCTTCCCAATGTTAAGAATAATGATCATAATATTCATTGTTCGACTGGGTTTGGTTATCTTCCTTTAACTAATGAATACAAAGTTGTTGAAGTGTACGAGCTATGGAGAGAACCTGGCTTTACAAAGGTTGCTGTCTACACTCTTGGCAGTGGCAACGGGTGGAGATCTGTTGGGAAGTTTGATAATATGTTTGGTGAAACTTATGTCGAACATAGTGTCTTTGTGAACGAGGCGCTGTATTGGGTGGATTATGTAGGaggattggtttttgtttttgatttggctGAGGAAAAGTTTCGCAAGTTTTCAACCCCTCCTTTGCCACTTGAAAAGGCCAGGTATGATTTCTCTATAGGGGTTATTGGTGCGGCTTTATATTATGCTATCAGGTATTACTGTCAAATCACGGGATGCATTTGGAGTGACATATggttacaagaaaagaagaacgATGAGCCATTGGGTTGGAGTGAAGAGTTTCGTCTTCTCGGAAGAGAACCATTAGCCTTCACTAAGAGTGGTGGTGTTTTATATTTTGATGGTAGCTCTCTTGGTATTTACGATGCAATAGCTTCAACCTCAAAAAAGCTTGTGGATTCTAATGCATTTATACAAATATCGCCTCACAAGAACACCTTAGTGAAGTTGAGAGAATTGGGAGAAGAAGATATAAAATTAATGGATTCAGTTGAAAATGAAGAGTTAGCAAGCCGTGATCATCTAGCAAGATGGTCCTGGATACACTTTTTAGTTTGTAATTTattttcatgttttgattttcttcCCACTGTTTTCTCTGTCTCTTCTCTCTTTGTTTTTTTTGCTTATGTGTTTCTAATTTATGTATTGTAAATGGTTACACATAAAtacaaatttctttttttttgccgTGTCTTCTTACGGATGGATGATTTTTCTTATAGTTGTAGTTATCCACATATTGCATGCCTGTTTGGTACCGTCCCAGTTCTCTTGTATGGTATTCTACAGTTTCCATTGTTTCTGCAAATGGTAGGCTGTATGTAATGGCCTATAATCTTAGGCCCATCCCGGGCATGAAAAGTTAATTGACGACGAAATGATCGACCAAGCGGCTCaacattattttttttggaagataAAGTGGTAGATTACTGCACGGAAAGCTAATATGAAGATTCAGGCTCATTTGGAACAAGCTCAGATTGAGCAGTCCGTCTGACGGCTGAATCTGTGTGATAAGAATCCACTGAAAAAGATACAGAGTTTACATTCATATTACATAATTCTAAAGCCCTGACAGCGTCATAGGCTATTGCAGGAATTAAAAACATTGGTGTTTCAGAAAAACTTAAAACAGTATAAGTTTGTGTTCTTCCTTTCTTGCCCAAAAGATCTGCTACCTTGTTTCCCTTTCTGTTAAATAGCTTAAAACCTCCAAAAGAAACGAGATTTGTTGCTTGTTTTTTCACTTCGTCTAAGATTGCCTTACTTTGCCAGCTGATTGTAGTGTCCTGTCCTTGTAGATAGTTAATAGTTGATTTGTTATCCCCTCCAACGACGAGATTTTGCAATTCCTTTGTAATGGACCATTATGTTGTCTGCAGCAAAGCTAAAGCTTCTGCTTCTTCAGCTGATGAACTCCTGCATCTTTCCATTTCTTCTCCTTTGAAATCCCATGTCCAATTACGTAAGACAAAGCAATACCTGCATCAGTTTTAAAAGATATCCAAGAAGCATCACAATTTAATTTCAGGGTTCTAGGATTTGGGAATTCCCAAGTATCCTTAGCATTAGTTATTTGACTGCATTGATGAGTTTTAGTTATGCTTTGTGTTACTGGATGCCAATATTCATAATGTTTTGATATAACTAAAGCTAGTTGGTTAGGTGATCTTTGTTTTTTTTCAAACACCCTCAGACAACGTTCTTTCCATATTAACCAGCATTTAGTTGCTGCTAGTGCCGAAATTGAGTTTATGTCACCTTCCTTCCAAACATTGTATATATCTAAGAAAGAGATGTTATGAAGTTATAGTTAGAAAATACTCTCTGTACTGCAAATGGATGTAATTTCCAAATTGATTTTGCATAACCACAGTCAAAGAATAAATGAAATGTTGATTCTTCTTTTTCATTGCAGAAGACACACTTTTCATCAATTCCCAGCTTCAGTCTTGTTGGTAAGGCATCTTGTAGACATTTCCATATGAACAATTTAATTCTTTGAGAAGTATCCATGCTCCATAGACCTTCCAAAACTTTTTTGTTTGGACCTGAGTAACAGAAGATTGGTTTTGCAGCTTAGCATATAGTGATTGCAGAAGAGTTGATTAACTCTGATACAAgtgttatattggagtttgttgtGAGAACAGATTTAGGCAAAACCTCTTCTCTTGTTGGTAGCCACCTATCTTCTCAAATATTGATGGATGTACCATCCCCTACTTCCAAAATACTATATCTTTTTAGTGTTGTATTTCTTGAAGTATGCAGCTCCATATCCATGATGCATTGGAtttcttcttggaaagaagagCACCAGTTGTTTTGAAGTTTTCCTTTGAGGATTTGGGCCCACATATCATATGGTCTGCTGACTAATGTCCATGCTATTCTTCTTATCATAGCTTGGTTAATTTTGTTAGCTTCCTTGAAACCTAAACCCCCTTGTTCTATTGGTTTACACAGGAAATCAATTGATGTAAATTCCTTTTGAGTTTGTGTGTTTTCCCCAACAGAAATATCGTTGAATGTCATTGatcttttgttattttttttggtagaacaaAACACTCATATAAAAAATTGGCATACTGGATAAGATAGTCTTATTCAACACAATCTTACTGTTGTGATAAGATTTTCCCTAGCCAGTTTTTTTATCTTTTGTTCCATTTTTTTATGATACCATCAAATTTTTTTAGCTTTGATCTATCAATAAATAACGGAACTCCTAGGTGGGTGTCtttgatgtttattttctttatttttaacaatCTACAGATTATACCTTGGTGTTTGTTGTGTACTTTCTTGCTGAAAAATAAACCCGATTTAGAGAAGTTTATAACCTGTCCCGAGGCAGAGCTGAAAAGATTAATAGTATCAAGAAGGTTTTTGCAGCTGACTAGATCAACTCTATTAAACAGATTCGTCTGCGAAAAATAAGTTGGATATTGGTGTAGCTCCGGAAGTTAGCTTAATTCCCTGAACTTCTTTTAAAGATTGCAGATGACAAAGGAGACAAGAAAGAACCTCCATACAAAGAATGAACAAGTATGGAGACAGTGGATCTCCCTGTCTAATCCCTTTAGAGGGTTTAAATTCATGACATGGATTTCCATTAAGAAGAACAACAATTGATGAGGAACAAATACACTGAAAAATCAGTTGACACCACTCTTCAGAAAATCTAAAAGCTTTCATAGTGTTTATTAAGAATTTCCAGTTAACTCTGTCGAAGGCTTTCGACATGTCAATCTTAAGACCaatgttacattttttttttactttttctcaTTGAAAGTACTATCTCATGTGCAACCATTATATTATCTGAAATTTGTCTTGATGAGAGGAAGGAAGATTGTAACGGAGAGATTTTTTTCTAAAGTTTTCTTGAACCTATTTGCCATGGGTTTTGCTATAACTTTATATGGTGTGTTAATAGACCAATAGGTCTCAAATCTGCTGGCTTTTTGGGAATGAGAAATAGAAAAGTTTTGTTTAGGTTTTTGTGCAGatgtttatttttgatttttttttttattgttgacaCTAGTTGTGACCTTACAATATCCCAATTATGTTTGAAGAAGATAACTGGAAAACCATCGGGTCCCGGCGCTTTGTTTGATTTTACGTTCTTAACTACTCGCCAAATTTCCTACATAGATGGAATGTCAGTTAGAGCTGAGTTTTCCTCAGCAGAAATACAAGGAGTTATGTGTTTAAAGATCTGTGTGTCAGTATCTGAACTAGTTTCAGTGAACGGAACCTGGAAATAAGAAGTTAGCTTCTTCTCGCCAAATTGTGAAATTGGAATCCTTAGCAGTTTTGCATGAGTCATCCAGGGGGATGTATCTTTTGGCAGCACACTGTAAGAAGGCATAAGATTTTGATCTTGTGTTTCTTTTGGTACGATTTAAAGTATTCTTTCAGGCGTGACCACAAGACAAGAGTTAAGAAAGATGAATCCGAGGGGATATTCACAATGAGATAACTATGGAAAATCACGGCAGACCCGAAGCAGGAAAAGATCTATAACAAATGAAAACTATGGTAGGGGAAAAAATAACTCCTTTAAATAAGAAATACAAGGTCTGGAAGTTGTCTGATGTTAATCCCTTTGTCTTTGCGGAGTGACTCTGATACTTATTATCTCAAGTAATGCAGTGGTGAAGGATAACACAAGTAGCAGTGCAGGTTAATCTTTCATATTATGTTTCCCTCTTTGTAGTCACGTGAGTTATGAGTGACCTGTAATCACACATACTTTCTCTACGTGTGCACTTCAGATAGTGACAGTTAAGTCGGTCATTAAGGATGTACTAATACTTGATCTATAACTCATTCATTCTGCAATGAAAGTCCTGGTTTTGTAATGAGATGAGAATAATAATGTTTGCCATTAATGGAGTGTCATTACGGTATCATACACGGTAGAGTTAGTTTTAACTCTGTATTTTCGATCCTTCTtttaatcttcatcttcttttcatctctttttcaagTAATCTGAAATCACTGATCAAGATTTTAGTTCAGCAGATTCAGAAATTTCATTCTCAGAtctgcttttttttttctcatcaggatttttcattttagttttctcgtcatcttcatcatcgtTGTTCTTCAATCTTGAGGTGTCTCTCTCAATATTTTCTTTGATATCTTCTTGCCTCTTTATCGATCTCAGATCTGTGATTGTTTCAAGATTTTTTGATCAATGGAAAATCCAACTTCCAATTCGTTCTCCAACATTCGCCTTAATCAACTAAATAACTTTGTTCATCTTAAGCTTAAAGAATACAATTACATTACCTGGAAGAATTTTATGACTCCGGTGATTCACAAGTTCAAGCTGATGCGATTTCTTGATGGCTCTCATCCCTGTCCTCCACAGTATACAATCAGCGTAATCAAATTAATGGAATTGAGAATCCCTTATACACATATTGGTTAGATGAAGATTCAACCATTATTATGTGGATAAATTCAACAATCTCAGACTCAGTGATTGCTTATTTCTCTCAAGCTACTTCATCACATGAATTATGGAGAAGTATTGAAGAACGCTTTGCAAGAGCATCATCAACTCACTCAATTCAATTATGCACAAAGCTTCTCTCAATCACTCAAGGTACTAAGTCATTTTCTGCTTTGATTAACGAAATCAAACTTTTATCCGATCAATTAGCCGCTGCTGGAGAAATTGTTTCAGACAAAGAACTAGTTGTTGTCACATTTAAAGCCTTAAACTTATTAAATTCCATTTCCACATCCATGAAGAACAAATCCTCCAATATCTTGTATTGAGTTACAAAACAACCTGCTTAGTGAAGAGGCTGTAGTTAGTGGTAGAGATTCTACTCTAAAGAATGAATCCAATGccaaagcctttttagctagtaaCAATATGAACAATTATAGGGGATCTTCTTATCACTATAGAGGTTCTTACAGAGGAAGAGGTTATACTGGTGGTTGTTATCCAAATCCAGCTATTTTCAGCAGACACTCTACTGGTAGAGGCTACTCAGTTCAAGAAAAACCACCACCTTTTCAAATTTTTGATTCTTCAAACCATTTGTCCTAACTGTACTAAGAGGCTCAATTTTTCTTATCAAGGAAGAGCACCTCCACCAAATCTCAGTGCAATGTTAGCTGCTGCAGACATTTTTGATGAAGAAGAGTGGATTGCTGATAGTGGAACAAATTGTCACATTACTTCTCAACCTCAACTCCTTCAAAAATCCACCTCATATGATGGTTCTGGGATTATACATAGAGAAAATGGAGCAGGTATGTCTTTTTCTCACACAGGACACTCTAGTAAAATTGTTAATGATCATTCTTTTCAACTCAGTGATGTTCTTGTTGTTCCTCAATTATCTCACAATCTCCTGTCTATTCACAAGTTTACTGCTGATAACAATTGCTATTTAACTCTTGATTCTCATGGTTTTACTATGAAGGCTCAGAACTCTGGGAATACTCTCTTCCAAGGTCCACATAGGGATGGTATTTATCCAATCAAATTCATATCACCTCATCATGCTCTTACTTCTATAATAACTGATAATTTTGATTCAAAAAAGATTTGGTCATCCATCATTTCAAACCTTACAAAAACACAGTAAACTTCTTAATTTCTCAAATATCTCAAAAAACCTTTTGCTTGTGTTGATTGCAAACTATGTAGAAGTCAGAAATTTCCATTTCAACTTTCATGTAATGAATCTAAACAACCTATGAAGTTGTTGCATATGGATCTTTGGGGTCCTTGTTAAATTGAATCAATTTCTGGTAGTCTATATTATGCCAATTATTGATGACTATACCAAATATTGTTGGATTCTTCCTTTGCATTCCAAATATGATTTTAAACTTGACTTCACTGCTTTTGTAACTAGAATTGAAAAGATTATTTCACACTCAGTGATCACAATAAGAACTGATAATGGAGGTGAATTTTTAAACAACTTTCTAGAACAATTTTGTGCTCAAAAAGGAATTAATCATCAATTCACTTGTTCCCATACCCcagaacaaaatggtgttgctgaggTTAAGCACAAGCATCTATTAGCCATTACTAGGACTCTTTTATCTCAATCAGGATTACCTCATACTTATCGGGTTGAGGCTTTACACACCGCAAACTTTCTTATCAATAGGCTTCCCACTAGGTCTTTAAATTTCTCAACTCCTTATCATCATCTTTTTCACAAATTGCATGATTATGCCTTTTTGAAGGTTTTTGGTTGTGCGTGTTATCCATGGGTTAAGCCCTATACATCTAACAAACTTGAGCATAGAAGTAAGCAATGCATATTTCTAGGTTACAGTCTTCAGCATAAAGGCTATCGATGTTTAGATCCACTTACTAGTACTGTTTATGTTTCAAGGCATGTTTCTTTTGATGAAACTTCATTTCCTTATAAACAACTATCTTACTCTCAGTCTCCAAGTGAGCTCTTTCCTACTCCAATTGAGTCAGCAACTGCTCTGACTCCTCCATTTGAGTCAGCTACTTCCATCACTCCTCCACCCGAGTCCATTACTTCACTTCCATCATCCTCCATCACTGTGAATGACCATTCAATGATTACTAGAGGTAAGCATGATATTAAGACTCCAAAATCTTATTATGGCACTTATCATCCTCTGGATGTTGCTCTTCTTACAAAGGTCACCAAAATACCAACATGTATTAATACATATCACAAAGAAGAAGGATGGAGAATTGCCTCTGCTACAAAATACAAATCTTTAGTTGATGCAGGTACATTTTCTTTGGTTGATCCCACTGATATTGATAATGTCATTGGCTGCAAATGGGTCTTCAGGATCAAATATAAACCAGATGGCAGAATTGATAGATACAAGGCAAGGCTAGTAGGTAAGGTCTATCATCAACAACAAGGCATTTACTTTTATGAGACCTTCAGTCCAGTTACTAAACCAACAACCATCAGGATCATTCTTTCCATGACAGTGCAGTTTAATTGGAAGATCCATCAACTTGATGTTAGTAATGCTTTTATTCATAGGGATTTGAAGGAAGTGGTGTATATGTCTCAGCATCCAggatttgttgatgaatccaagcCAAATCATGTCTGCCTTCTACACAAAGCTACATATGGACTTAAGCAGGCCCCTAGAGCCTGACATGACAAGCTGAGTGCTGCTCTTCTCTCTTTACCGTTTGTTAACTTTCCATCAGATCCTTCCCTTTTTGTTTACAAGGTGGGAAATCAACTCTCAATTGCATTagtatatgttgatgacatctTGCTGAGCGGTAGCTCTTCCAAGTTTCTTCAAAGTATCATTACTCATCTTCAGCTGCTGTTTCCAATCAAGGATCTGGGTGATCTCCATTTTTTCATGGGACTTGAAGTCAAGAGGAATTCTAATTCACTTTTTCTATCTCAGACCAAATATGCAGTTGATCTACTTCATAAATATCACATGGAGGGTGCCACACCTTGTCAGGCACCTATTGCAGCTTCTGAGAAACTTAATAAAACTGATGGTGACTTATTGGATAATCCAACTGAATTTAGGTCATTAGTTGGTGCTCTTCACTACTTGACCTAGACTATGCCAGAGATTTCTTTtgcttttaatgttgtttgtcaGCATATGTAACATCCCAAAACTCCACACTTGATTGCAGCCAAGATGATATTAAGATATGTTAAAGGCATTATTGTTTATGGTCTCCACTTTAATAAAGGTGATTCCTTTCTTTTAGGCTTTTTTAATGCTTATTGGGCTGGATTCCCTGGTGATAGGCGCTCTACTGGAGGTTACCGCATCTTTCTAGGCTCCAATGTTATATCCTGGTCATCCAAAAAGCAACCTACTGTTGCTAGGTCCAATACAGAAGATGAAAGCAAGACCTTAGGAAACAGTGAAGCTGAAGTTGTTTGGATTTGCTTTCTTCTCAAGGATTTACATTTTGATCTTATTGGTTCACCTAAACTAGGTTGTGACAACATCATCTCCATCAGTCTTGCTTCAAACCCTGTTATGCACTTTAAAATGAaacatgttcatcttgattatcaCTTTGTCAGGGAACTGGTGCATCCCAAAGCTCTAGATGTTTTCTATGTGCATACTCTTGATCAGTTGGCGGAAATCTTCACCAAAGGCTTACATGGTCCTCGTTTCAAAATGCTTCGTGACAAGCTCACAGTGGTTGCACCACCCATGATCTTGCGAGGGGATATTAGCTCAAGTAATGCAGTGGTGAAGGATAACACAAGTAGCAGTGCAGGTTAAGCTTTCAAATTATGTTTCCCTATTTGTAGTCACGTGAGTTATGGGTGACATGTAATCACACCTACTTTCTATACGTGTGCACTTCAGATAATGACTGTTAAGTCGTTCATTAATGATGTATTAATACTTGATCTACAGCTCATTCACTCGCAATGAAAGTCCTGGTTTTGTAATGAGATGAGAATAATAATGTCTGCCATTAATTGAGTGTCAGTAATACTTTCTATCGGTTGTATGCCAGAATTATAATCGCTCGACGAGTTTTCAATCCATATCTAATGTCAATGTCACGTCCATTCTCGAAAATCCAGTCTTTATTATTTAACATTATAATTCTTAGTTCTTTATAGGTTCAGATAGTTAGAGAAAGCAACTTTGGTTTTGAACAAATAATGTTTTTTTATGTGGTTTGACCCCTAAACCTTTTCCATACTTGGTTGTTTTTCGATTGAATGGATAAAACATTAGTCCCACATAGATTAAAACTTTAAGAGATTTTGAACATAAATACCGGAAAAAGGACAAGGTTGCCTTTCTCGTacacgcggtgcttcgcaccgaagcaagCACGCAGCTATGCATGGTGTGTTAGATCCTATCTTTTGGCTGAAAAGTTTGGTACGTGTTTATCACACATGTGCAAGTTTTCTTCTGACTTCTTGACATGTGTCTCGCATGCTCTTTTGAGTTCCTGATGTGTGTGTTTCGCATGCTTTCCTGACTGACTTACAAAAGCAAAAACTTTGAGTCTTTTCTTATCACTATATTCTCAAAACGTGCAATCTCGGTCTTCTTTGTGTCATACACATGGAAAGATCTTTTATTGTATATAACGATCGATTTGTAACGACTATATACTCATTTTTGATGGACAAAAACGAGAATTTAAGTCATTTTTATTGATTCTGTCTGATATATTACAAAACTTAATTGTATAGGAAGTCATCGTATCATTTACATCCAACCTTACGGATTGAGATTTAGTCCgctaagagcatccacaatggacgactaaacccaaaattttgatccaGAAACCACACGCAGTCGAACGGACTAAAAAATAAAAAgcagaccaaacccaaatatcagACTATATTTGATTTGAATcccggaccaaaaccaaatttgatCGAGCGAAGTTGAAATGTTCATTTATTAGCAGGCGAGCTTTTAAGTTACGTTTGAGTTAAAGCGGACGTATATTTTCCGTCCGTATAGTGAGGCGTACATCTAAGTTACGTCTCAGTGAGGCGCATATATAAAGTGATCCTGATGGCTGATGGGGCGGATGTATAAAGTGATCCTGATGTATACTTTTTCCCAAGCGAACATTATATGTGTgctcgaccaaatttactcttccactCTAGTGTAATATCACGGACTAAACCaaaaatttttagtttttttttagtttttttgtctTTGGCTTTGCTCGCGTGATTGCAGTTGCTCAAAGGGACTTAAAAAAGGTGAAATTTCTTGTAACAGCCTAGTTACAAGAAGTTCCAAAATAGATAAGTAGGACGAAAATGGCAAAAAGTGACCGCAAAAGTACCATCTATGTACCTGAAACGATGACGCACATGACTGCAGTAAGAACATTTTTTGGAGTGCACGAATAGTGCGTAGGGTCATTCAACTGGACTCAAAGTTACATGGACAACGGTCAACAGTTGTTCAAATGGACTCAATGTTACAGAGTTAACGGTCAACAGTACGTTTTCGAGTGTTCAGTAAGAGGCATCCGCGTACTTGGATCAGTCAACTGGACTCAATATTACGCAGTCAACTGTCAACAATACGTTTGTTGTAGGAAACAGGACTCAACGAGTCCTCGTTTGACCAAAACGGTTGTGAAAAATTCTAGTGTGAAcggtaaaaaaatatataataccGTCGCCAAAAATTCAAAATGTCGCTTTTGGAATTTTTGGGTCGGAACCGTACATGCCCCGAGTATCAACTTTTTTTAGTCCTTTTCCGACCAGCAGCTCCTGACGGATGTTGGATcggatttggatgtgaaaatcAAAATCCGTCTTATTATGAATTGGATGTGGATGAGGCAAAAACTGGACCATGCTCATCCCTACTGGAAACTCTAGATGTTATTGTTAATTAGCAAGCCATATTGATACAGCAGTTTGGccgaatatcttctgttgatccTACTAGAGATTCCGAAAATACTGATAACAAATGAGCAAAATACTGATAACAAACAATAATAAACAAAATTCTGTAAATCATCTCGCAAACATGAATGATGAGGAGTAGGTACTAGGTAATTAGGTCCACTCCATCATGGTATTCGAAGATGAAATGTCACATTCTACGCTAAGCATCTTCTGGTACCAGACATTCCAAGTTCACTCCAAACAACCTAACTCTCTTAGTTGCAGCTTTACCATGGACCACCGGAACTGAGTTGAGAATCATTTCCATGTGACTTTGTTTATGCCCTCCTGGATAGTTCTGTTGCATTATCCTAGCAGTACCAGATTTTTGATATTGATGCTCGTGAGCTTGGCAATCATGTACTgttggtgatgatgatgttgatcccACATATGTGACTGGTCCTGACCCTGCTGGATTGTTACTCAAAACAATATTACTGCAATTACCATAACTAGCAATACTAGTCGATGGTGATAATCTTTTTTGAAGCTGCTGCTGGTAAGAATGATGTTGCT
Proteins encoded in this window:
- the LOC113326961 gene encoding F-box/kelch-repeat protein At3g06240-like, producing MPVHRIRGFNLAPPFTSTYYKVIGSVNGLVCLHGYGDHTTCICNPLTKEYVLLPNVKNNDHNIHCSTGFGYLPLTNEYKVVEVYELWREPGFTKVAVYTLGSGNGWRSVGKFDNMFGETYVEHSVFVNEALYWVDYVGGLVFVFDLAEEKFRKFSTPPLPLEKARYDFSIGVIGAALYYAIRYYCQITGCIWSDIWLQEKKNDEPLGWSEEFRLLGREPLAFTKSGGVLYFDGSSLGIYDAIASTSKKLVDSNAFIQISPHKNTLVKLRELGEEDIKLMDSVENEELASRDHLARWSWIHFLVCNLFSCFDFLPTVFSVSSLFVFFAYVFLIYVL